In Oscillospiraceae bacterium, the following are encoded in one genomic region:
- a CDS encoding helix-turn-helix transcriptional regulator, whose amino-acid sequence MQVNLGEKIRVLRKRDSRTQEALADALGVTSQAVSRWEANGGYPDMEIIPSIANYFHITIDELFGYDNDRDSKMKLIMCKADDYLNAQGDMMPCVALLREAISEFPSEPQLLVRLGYALTQLGWQKYGARGKTVDGSDYTQNDIEYNSQNEYWQEALSLFERVLVLNIDSEDRMAVITVAIRLYASMGATDKAEAMALRQDSVTICREILLSAAAEGEKRDLYQGEALIALIRQLKNVMETAVMSKLSMCWSESGIQKLLDVAHLYESILDDGNCGICHADLRELYLWSAIFTARQGNTERAMEYFNIGFTHEKKYEAIRNTGLYHYTAPLVSKVTFPSDNFPTVPGGSWKGWLSAAPEDLIEAIKADDRYSECFV is encoded by the coding sequence ATGCAAGTTAATTTAGGAGAAAAAATCAGAGTGTTACGTAAACGAGACAGTCGGACACAGGAAGCACTGGCGGACGCGCTCGGTGTAACGAGTCAGGCCGTTTCGCGCTGGGAGGCAAATGGTGGGTATCCCGATATGGAGATCATTCCGTCGATTGCGAATTATTTTCACATCACGATTGATGAATTATTTGGATATGACAACGACCGCGACAGTAAAATGAAATTAATTATGTGTAAAGCGGACGATTATCTGAATGCGCAAGGGGATATGATGCCATGTGTCGCTCTGCTTCGGGAGGCAATATCAGAATTTCCGTCCGAACCGCAGCTTTTAGTTCGCCTCGGATACGCGCTCACACAGCTTGGATGGCAAAAGTACGGCGCTCGCGGAAAGACAGTAGACGGCAGTGATTACACACAGAATGATATTGAATACAATTCGCAAAATGAATACTGGCAAGAAGCATTGTCTTTGTTTGAACGAGTTCTTGTATTGAATATTGACTCTGAAGATCGGATGGCAGTTATTACAGTTGCTATTCGCTTGTATGCTTCTATGGGCGCAACTGATAAAGCAGAAGCTATGGCTTTGCGACAGGATTCCGTTACAATATGTCGTGAGATTCTGCTTTCTGCCGCGGCCGAAGGAGAAAAGCGTGATTTATACCAAGGCGAAGCGCTTATTGCACTGATAAGGCAGCTTAAAAATGTTATGGAAACTGCAGTTATGTCAAAGCTGTCAATGTGTTGGAGCGAATCCGGCATACAAAAACTTCTTGATGTTGCCCATTTATATGAATCAATTCTTGATGATGGAAACTGCGGAATTTGTCATGCCGATTTACGTGAACTGTATTTGTGGAGCGCAATATTTACCGCCCGGCAAGGAAATACAGAAAGAGCAATGGAATATTTCAATATCGGATTTACACATGAGAAGAAATATGAAGCGATACGCAACACCGGCTTGTATCACTATACAGCGCCACTTGTTTCAAAGGTCACATTTCCGAGTGATAATTTTCCAACCGTACCTGGGGGTTCATGGAAGGGATGGCTTTCAGCCGCGCCCGAAGATCTGATTGAAGCAATAAAAGCTGACGACAGATATTCGGAATGCTTCGTGTAA
- a CDS encoding minor capsid protein, whose amino-acid sequence MIAFMENNRFVYIPLGLLHSITSAMSDRMGQSFKNAEKLIRTEASHFHNEAEKAAYKAAGVKEYEFMATLEVRTCSVCGDLDGKHFPVDKAQTGVNFPPMHPSCRCTTIEYDPDDEMDWYNSGEEMPRNMTYQEWYDYQTAAYGEGYVEIERKKVYNKKADTEQYDSYRTILPSEEIPETLEAFQNMKYKNVEKYSYMAAKTHLYNSVSKREILPNAGAASTPSEKIQDYLLNSNHPRGKDKAHVINKVLGYHYQNWNEFSDKLFREVQKSPATKGITTRYGTKYTVPVIMYGKKDRYLHLNTVWQIDSESDIPRLITATFYKKNK is encoded by the coding sequence ATGATAGCTTTCATGGAGAATAACCGCTTCGTATATATCCCACTTGGGCTGCTGCATAGTATCACCTCGGCTATGTCAGACAGAATGGGGCAGTCCTTTAAGAATGCTGAAAAGCTTATACGTACAGAGGCAAGCCATTTTCATAATGAAGCTGAAAAGGCGGCATACAAAGCAGCGGGTGTGAAGGAATATGAATTCATGGCGACGCTGGAAGTCCGTACGTGCTCTGTATGCGGTGATCTGGATGGTAAGCATTTTCCGGTCGATAAAGCGCAGACGGGCGTTAATTTCCCACCTATGCACCCTAGCTGTAGATGCACAACGATTGAATACGATCCGGATGATGAAATGGACTGGTATAATTCAGGCGAGGAAATGCCGCGAAATATGACATACCAAGAGTGGTATGATTACCAGACAGCCGCTTATGGAGAAGGATACGTTGAAATCGAGCGGAAAAAGGTTTATAATAAAAAAGCGGATACGGAACAATACGACTCTTACCGAACAATTCTTCCTTCAGAAGAAATACCTGAGACACTTGAAGCGTTCCAAAATATGAAGTATAAGAACGTTGAAAAATATTCATATATGGCGGCTAAGACTCATTTATATAACAGTGTGTCAAAACGGGAAATACTACCGAATGCAGGAGCAGCGTCTACGCCATCGGAAAAAATCCAGGATTATCTTTTAAATAGTAACCACCCACGCGGAAAAGACAAAGCTCACGTAATAAATAAAGTTTTAGGTTATCATTATCAAAACTGGAATGAATTTTCTGACAAACTATTTAGGGAAGTACAAAAGTCGCCGGCAACTAAGGGCATTACAACGAGATATGGTACCAAATATACAGTTCCTGTTATTATGTACGGAAAGAAAGATCGTTACCTACACTTGAATACCGTATGGCAAATAGATAGTGAATCGGATATTCCACGTCTGATAACCGCAACATTTTACAAGAAAAATAAATGA
- a CDS encoding DUF4926 domain-containing protein produces the protein MLKLYDIVVLKEDDPKTRIKRGTEGTIVYIHGNGEAYTVEFFDSDGDTFKTSFDKEFTESELQKK, from the coding sequence ATGTTAAAACTATATGATATAGTTGTTTTAAAAGAAGACGATCCCAAAACCAGAATAAAAAGAGGAACAGAAGGAACAATTGTTTACATTCACGGGAATGGGGAGGCTTACACTGTCGAATTCTTTGACTCGGACGGCGACACTTTTAAAACGTCTTTTGATAAGGAATTCACGGAAAGCGAACTTCAAAAAAAATAG
- a CDS encoding phage scaffolding protein, whose amino-acid sequence MLSENIKTILGTELTTQVETALKGKGKDGKDVDVVVGNDGSFVPAEKYNGANSGKASAENALKAAAEALKAMGGSGDPAKLADDVKAAQNTITTLQTNHTAEIKKIQKNTALKMALASQAHDPADIISLLDLEKIDVDDSGNLKTDLDGLIKPIKESKAYLFKEQEQKTDIKGAKPAPGGNPPAKAAPEGPVIF is encoded by the coding sequence ATGCTAAGCGAAAATATTAAAACTATTCTGGGAACGGAACTTACGACTCAGGTTGAAACAGCGTTGAAAGGCAAGGGTAAGGATGGAAAGGACGTTGACGTAGTAGTCGGAAATGACGGGTCTTTCGTCCCCGCCGAGAAGTACAACGGCGCAAACAGCGGAAAGGCAAGCGCTGAAAACGCTCTGAAAGCTGCCGCCGAAGCTTTAAAGGCAATGGGCGGTTCCGGAGATCCCGCAAAACTCGCCGACGATGTAAAGGCTGCCCAGAACACAATTACTACGCTGCAAACAAACCATACGGCAGAGATCAAGAAGATTCAGAAAAACACGGCTTTGAAAATGGCGCTTGCCAGCCAAGCACATGACCCAGCTGATATCATTTCACTTCTGGATCTTGAAAAGATCGATGTCGATGATTCCGGTAATTTGAAAACTGACCTTGATGGCTTGATTAAACCGATCAAGGAATCAAAGGCCTATCTATTTAAGGAACAGGAACAAAAAACAGACATTAAAGGAGCAAAACCCGCTCCGGGTGGAAATCCGCCGGCAAAAGCCGCTCCGGAAGGCCCGGTTATTTTTTAA
- a CDS encoding recombinase family protein, producing the protein MEKKVTVISARKDVAGIKKVGIYCHVSSPSSAQLHSLAAQASYLTKYVMSHIGWRIADIYIDVESGSNTFGRAEFNRMIEDAKKGIIDQVVTKSISRFGRNAEDVLTAVHSLSSHGVHVYFEEQSIDSQSPESELYISIFSGLAQAENLNLSQNIKWGIRKKIEDGSSPIYDRPCYGYQIDETSTFITVPEEATVVRRIFAMYLCGMSVLKIKAALEADRIMSPTGKSNWSKRTIDIILSNKKYCGFSVVKGEKGTYERENHHEPIITLDLFEKVQTTKAERTNVEIGEDGKRHRKSTKYSSQKTSQK; encoded by the coding sequence ATGGAGAAAAAGGTTACTGTAATTTCTGCGAGAAAAGATGTTGCGGGAATAAAAAAAGTCGGCATATACTGCCATGTCAGTTCGCCATCTAGCGCTCAACTTCATAGCCTTGCTGCACAAGCATCATATCTGACGAAATATGTGATGAGCCACATCGGTTGGCGAATAGCGGACATCTACATTGATGTGGAGAGCGGTTCAAACACTTTTGGCCGTGCTGAGTTTAATCGTATGATTGAGGACGCCAAGAAGGGAATCATTGATCAAGTCGTAACAAAGAGCATTAGCAGGTTTGGACGGAACGCAGAAGATGTACTTACCGCCGTTCATTCGCTATCGTCTCATGGCGTTCATGTTTATTTTGAGGAGCAATCTATTGATAGCCAATCGCCAGAAAGCGAATTATATATATCGATATTCAGCGGGCTGGCACAAGCCGAAAACCTCAATCTTAGTCAGAATATCAAATGGGGTATACGTAAAAAAATCGAAGATGGCTCATCACCTATATATGATCGACCGTGCTATGGCTACCAAATAGATGAGACTTCTACATTTATTACCGTGCCTGAGGAAGCTACTGTCGTTCGCAGGATATTTGCCATGTACCTATGTGGGATGAGTGTTCTAAAGATTAAGGCTGCGCTTGAGGCGGATAGAATCATGTCACCAACCGGGAAGAGTAACTGGAGCAAGCGTACCATCGATATCATCCTGTCAAACAAAAAATACTGTGGTTTCTCTGTGGTCAAAGGAGAAAAGGGGACATACGAGCGTGAAAACCACCATGAGCCAATCATAACGCTTGATCTCTTTGAAAAAGTTCAGACAACCAAAGCAGAACGGACCAATGTTGAGATAGGCGAAGATGGAAAACGGCATCGAAAAAGCACAAAATACTCATCGCAAAAGACATCACAAAAGTAA
- a CDS encoding WYL domain-containing protein — MKAIMRHSKVNYQDHALYKEFLPICGEWLLTMVLKFTISIETVGFLEEALQQKKRVSFYYFDLNEHSEKVYRKSKERYIVEPMALVFNEDNYYLTCYSSKYDGICNYRVDRMELLAIKKQAEDIENRIEIINSGENSINELSILEREERASFKFIVENAATIIKNALVKIEFFESKKRFATNVVKLWDSWSEDYKIFKTTLKDDLKNACEDDSIESEE; from the coding sequence ATGAAAGCTATCATGAGACACTCAAAGGTGAATTACCAAGATCACGCATTGTACAAAGAGTTTCTGCCGATTTGCGGAGAATGGCTATTAACAATGGTGTTGAAATTTACGATATCTATCGAAACTGTAGGTTTTTTGGAAGAAGCGCTCCAACAAAAAAAGAGGGTGTCATTTTACTATTTTGACCTTAATGAACACAGCGAAAAGGTATATCGTAAAAGCAAGGAGCGATACATTGTAGAGCCGATGGCACTGGTTTTTAATGAGGACAATTATTATCTAACATGCTACAGTTCAAAGTATGATGGAATCTGTAATTATCGTGTGGATCGTATGGAGTTATTAGCAATAAAAAAGCAGGCAGAGGATATTGAAAACAGAATAGAGATAATTAACAGCGGTGAAAATTCAATAAATGAACTTTCTATCTTAGAAAGGGAAGAGCGTGCAAGTTTTAAATTTATTGTTGAAAATGCTGCAACTATAATTAAAAATGCATTGGTGAAAATAGAGTTTTTTGAGTCAAAGAAGAGATTTGCTACAAATGTTGTAAAGTTATGGGATAGTTGGAGTGAAGACTATAAGATATTTAAAACCACGTTGAAAGATGATCTTAAAAATGCTTGTGAAGATGACAGTATTGAAAGTGAGGAATAA